The following are encoded together in the Osmerus eperlanus chromosome 18, fOsmEpe2.1, whole genome shotgun sequence genome:
- the LOC134038817 gene encoding tubulin alpha chain, testis-specific — MRECISIHVGQAGVQIGNACWELYCLEHGIQPDGQMPSDKTIGGGDDSFNTFFSETGAGKHVPRAVFVDLEPTVVDEVRTGTYRQLFHPEQLITGKEDAANNYARGHYTIGKEIVDLVLDRVRKLSDQCTGLQGFLIFHSFGGGTGSGFASLLMERLSVDYGKKSKLEFAIYPAPQVSTAVVEPYNSILTTHTTLEHSDCAFMVDNEAIYDICRRNLDIERPTYTNLNRLIGQIVSSITASLRFDGALNVDLTEFQTNLVPYPRIHFPLVTYAPVISAEKAYHEQLSVAEITNACFEPANQMVKCDPRHGKYMACCMLYRGDVVPKDVNAAIATIKTKRTIQFVDWCPTGFKVGINYQPPTVVPGGDLAKVQRAVCMLSNTTAIAEAWARLDHKFDLMYAKRAFVHWYVGEGMEEGEFSEAREDLAALEKDYEEVGVDSVEGEAEEGEE; from the exons ATG CGTGAGTGCATTTCCATTCACGTCGGCCAGGCCGGAGTCCAGATCGGAAACGCTTGCTGGGAGCTCTACTGTTTGGAGCATGGTATCCAGCCAGATGGCCAAATGCCCAGCGACAAGACAATCGGTGGAGGAGATGATTCCTTCAACACCTTCTTCAGCGAAaccggagcagggaaacatgttCCCCGTGCTGTATTTGTGGACCTCGAACCAACGGTTGTTG ATGAGGTCCGCACGGGGACTTACAGACAGTTGTTCCACCCCGAGCAGCTAATTACGGGCAAGGAGGATGCCGCGAACAATTACGCGCGTGGCCACTACACCATCGGGAAAGAGATCGTTGATCTGGTGCTGGACCGAGTCCGCAAACTG TCGGACCAGTGCACGGGGCTGCAGGGGTTTCTGATCTTTCACAGCTTCGGTGGAGGAACTGGCTCTGGCTTTGCATCTCTGCTGATGGAGCGGCTGTCTGTAGACTACGGCAAGAAATCCAAGCTGGAGTTTGCCATTTACCCTGCACCTCAG GTTTCCACAGCTGTTGTGGAGCCCTATAACTCAATCCTGACCACCCACACCACCCTGGAGCACTCAGACTGTGCCTTCATGGTGGACAACGAGGCCATCTATGACATCTGCCGCCGTAATCTGGACATCGAGCGACCCACCTATACAAACTTGAATCGCCTGATTGGACAGATCGtctcctccatcactgcctcTCTGCGTTTCGATGGGGCTCTGAACGTGGACCTGACTGAGTTCCAGACCAACCTGGTGCCCTACCCCCGCATCCACTTCCCGCTGGTGACCTACGCCCCGGTCATCTCTGCTGAGAAGGCCTACCACGAGCAGCTGTCGGTGGCAGAGATCACCAACGCCTGCTTCGAGCCTGCCAACCAGATGGTGAAGTGTGACCCCCGCCACGGGAAGTACATGGCCTGCTGCATGCTGTACCGTGGCGACGTGGTGCCCAAGGACGTCAACGCTGCCATCGCCACCATCAAGACCAAACGCACCATCCAGTTTGTAGACTGGTGTCCCACCGGCTTCAAG GTGGGCATCAACTACCAGCCCCCCACCGTGGTTCCTGGAGGAGACCTGGCCAAGGTGCAGAGGGCCGTGTGCATGCTGAGCAACACCACCGCCATCGCTGAGGCCTGGGCCAGGCTGGACCACAAGTTCGACCTGATGTACGCCAAGCGTGCCTTTGTGCACTGGTACGTGGGCGAGGGCATGGAGGAGGGTGAGTTCTCTGAGGCCAGAGAGGATCTGGCAGCCCTGGAGAAGGACTACGAGGAAGTGGGGGTGGACTCTGtcgagggagaggctgaggaaggagaagagtaa
- the stard4 gene encoding stAR-related lipid transfer protein 4 codes for MGSLEDPIALTSSLKHTLLSYHNLKDHEWTITKKSKDVIVWRKPSEEFHGFLYKAQGFVEDNPYRIMDYIRPGPYRLDWDSLMTSMDIVKTIDKGCCVMRYSTAGQLWNIIAPREFIDFSYTTDFQEGLLSCGVSVDHEEKHPSFVRGFNHPCGWFCIPSDEENSPHHSLLTGYIQTDLRGMIPQSAVDTAMASTLVSFYSDLRQALKA; via the exons ATGGGTAGCTTAGAAGACCCCATTGCTTTGACGTCAAGCCTAAAACATACTCTGCTCTCTTATCACAATCTAAAGGATCATGAATGGACGATAACCAAAAAATCA AAAGATGTCATAGTATGGAGAAAGCCATCAGAAGAGTTCCATGGTTTCCT GTATAAAGCCCAGGGTTTTGTTGAAGATAATCCTTACAGAATAATGGATTATATTCGTCCTGGACCATATAGACTAGACTGGGACAGTTTGATGACATCCATGGACATTGTTAAAACAATCGATAAG GGCTGTTGTGTGATGAGATACTCAACTGCAGGGCAGTTGTGGAACATTATCGCACCTAGAGAGTTCATTGATTTCTCGTACACCACAGATTTCCAGGAAGGCCTTCTGTCCTGTG GAGTCAGTGTGGATCATGAAGAGAAGCATCCGAGTTTTGTCCGGGGCTTTAACCACCCCTGCGGCTGGTTCTGCATCCCCTCCGACGAGGAGAACAGCCCTCACCACAGCCTCCTGACGGGCTACATTCAGACAGACCTGAGGGGTATGATCCCCCAGTCAGCCGTGGACACAGCCATGGCCAGCACTCTGGTTAGCTTCTACTCTGACCTGCGACAAGCTCTAAAAGCCTGA